The following coding sequences lie in one Calidithermus timidus DSM 17022 genomic window:
- a CDS encoding sensor histidine kinase, whose protein sequence is MTFRLRLILAYTVIWGVLLLLAVGVTTYAVRQGLYRQVEQTLLHDAQRLGELYDSPNPGGVSAESGGTLITIYKLDGAEAGEPYEIADKSQQLPKEVVLQAGMAPRIYRAPTFRAAYIRTQQVGVFAVSQDTTFIENISRGVARSLLQTLFLLLPIGALLMAVSGRVALAPLQRAAWAVRTRGPNNLTPLPYNGPSDELGQIIERVNSLLEALREAQSRERAFLAEVSHELRTPLTALNGNLDRLSRNPGDSEALLRARRTAEHLSRLVGDLLSLARGEAERTVNPHIVPLGELLSQAVGEYPGVTLFLPPNPPEVLGDPDRLLQLARNLIANAVRAAGRPQGVRVRTWTDEAPPANTAVAGALQTQKWAAFSVTDDGPGIPPELLPRLFQRFARGPQGGTGLGLAIAKQIAEAHGGRILVSSQPGKTRFAVYLPLLADGEEEAG, encoded by the coding sequence ATGACCTTCCGCCTTCGCCTGATCCTGGCCTACACCGTCATCTGGGGCGTGCTGCTGTTGCTGGCGGTGGGAGTGACGACGTACGCGGTGCGCCAGGGGCTGTACCGGCAGGTCGAGCAAACCCTGTTGCACGATGCCCAGCGCCTGGGAGAACTCTACGACAGCCCCAACCCCGGCGGGGTCTCAGCGGAATCGGGCGGTACCCTGATCACCATCTACAAGCTGGACGGCGCGGAAGCAGGGGAACCTTACGAGATTGCCGATAAATCCCAGCAGTTGCCCAAGGAGGTGGTGCTGCAGGCCGGGATGGCTCCCCGCATCTATCGAGCCCCCACCTTCCGCGCCGCCTACATCCGCACCCAGCAAGTAGGCGTCTTCGCGGTCAGCCAGGACACCACCTTCATCGAGAACATCTCGCGGGGCGTGGCCCGTTCACTGCTGCAGACGCTGTTTCTGCTGCTGCCCATAGGCGCGCTACTGATGGCGGTGTCGGGCAGGGTGGCACTGGCCCCTTTGCAACGGGCTGCCTGGGCGGTGCGCACTCGAGGCCCCAACAACCTAACCCCCCTGCCCTACAACGGGCCCTCCGACGAGTTGGGCCAGATCATCGAGCGGGTGAACTCGCTACTGGAAGCCCTGCGCGAAGCGCAGAGCCGGGAGCGGGCTTTCCTGGCCGAAGTTTCCCACGAGCTGCGGACCCCCCTCACCGCCCTCAACGGCAACCTGGACCGACTCTCGCGCAATCCCGGCGATTCCGAGGCCTTGCTGCGGGCTCGCCGAACCGCCGAGCACCTCTCGAGGCTGGTCGGCGACCTGCTCTCGCTGGCCAGGGGCGAGGCCGAGCGCACGGTCAACCCCCACATCGTCCCGCTGGGCGAGTTGCTGAGCCAGGCGGTAGGCGAGTACCCGGGCGTGACGCTGTTCCTGCCGCCCAATCCCCCCGAGGTATTGGGCGACCCCGACCGCCTGCTACAACTCGCCCGCAACCTCATCGCCAACGCGGTCCGGGCCGCCGGGCGGCCCCAGGGGGTGCGGGTGCGCACCTGGACAGACGAGGCTCCCCCGGCCAACACGGCAGTAGCCGGAGCGCTGCAGACCCAGAAGTGGGCCGCCTTCTCGGTCACCGATGACGGGCCGGGCATCCCGCCCGAGCTGCTGCCCCGCCTCTTCCAGCGCTTCGCTCGAGGCCCCCAGGGCGGCACGGGGCTGGGTCTGGCCATCGCCAAGCAGATCGCCGAGGCCCACGGGGGGCGCATCCTGGTCTCCTCCCAACCGGGCAAAACCCGCTTCGCGGTGTACCTGCCGCTGTTGGCAGATGGAGAGGAAGAAGCGGGGTAA
- a CDS encoding response regulator transcription factor, with protein MKQILLIEDDPEIARLLQLELGEAGFNVDWANGGMAGLVRLREVPPDLVILDLGLPDLDGAEVARRIRSSTEVPIIVLTAADSVERKVSLLSGGADDYIVKPFHPAELLARIQVQLRHREGGEQIRVGGLEVHLAKRQVNFDGHEMRLSPKEFELLSLLCTRPGKVFSRVEIEEHLWGRPLERDSNVVDVHIANLRSKLREAGAYGYLRTVRGVGYALRQRDKE; from the coding sequence ACAGATCTTGCTCATCGAGGACGACCCTGAAATCGCCCGCCTGTTGCAGCTCGAGCTGGGCGAGGCAGGTTTCAACGTGGACTGGGCCAACGGAGGCATGGCCGGGCTGGTGCGGCTGCGCGAAGTCCCCCCGGACCTGGTGATCCTGGACTTGGGACTGCCGGATTTGGACGGGGCCGAAGTAGCCCGGCGCATCCGCTCGAGCACCGAGGTACCCATCATCGTGCTGACCGCCGCCGACTCGGTGGAGCGCAAAGTGAGCCTGCTGTCGGGCGGGGCCGACGACTACATCGTCAAGCCTTTCCACCCCGCCGAGTTGCTCGCGCGCATCCAGGTGCAGCTTCGCCACCGTGAGGGCGGAGAGCAGATCCGGGTGGGGGGTCTCGAGGTGCACCTGGCTAAGCGCCAGGTCAACTTCGACGGCCACGAGATGAGGCTCTCACCCAAGGAGTTCGAGCTGCTCTCGCTGCTGTGCACGCGCCCTGGCAAGGTCTTCAGCCGGGTGGAGATCGAGGAGCACCTGTGGGGCCGGCCCTTAGAACGCGACTCCAACGTGGTCGATGTGCACATAGCCAACCTGCGCTCCAAGCTGCGCGAAGCCGGAGCTTACGGCTACTTGCGCACGGTCCGCGGCGTGGGATACGCGCTGCGGCAGCGTGATAAGGAGTAG
- a CDS encoding (Fe-S)-binding protein, whose amino-acid sequence MKVALFVTCLVDQFYAEAGVAAVRLLRSLGCTVAFPPAQTCCGQPAYNAGYWSEARQMAEHTLGVFEDADYVVLPSGSCTTMLRAFYPELYRDNPKMFARVSSLSSRSYELAEFIVRVLGITRLGQGLAGQRIAYHHGCHALRELGIKDEPIALLRGAGAEIVDWPAATECCGFGGLFSVKLPEVSLGMADRKLSTLPEIDVLTSADGGCLLHLSGRIQKRGLPLPVKPLAAVLWEATQNRKEDPHAA is encoded by the coding sequence ATGAAAGTGGCGCTGTTCGTGACCTGCCTGGTCGACCAGTTCTACGCCGAAGCAGGGGTGGCGGCGGTCCGACTGCTGCGCAGTCTCGGTTGCACGGTAGCGTTCCCCCCGGCCCAGACCTGCTGCGGCCAGCCCGCCTACAATGCGGGCTACTGGAGCGAGGCCCGCCAGATGGCCGAGCATACCCTGGGGGTGTTCGAGGACGCCGACTACGTGGTGCTGCCCTCGGGCTCCTGCACCACCATGCTGCGGGCCTTCTACCCCGAGCTCTACCGCGACAACCCCAAAATGTTCGCCCGCGTCAGCAGCCTCAGCAGCAGGAGCTACGAACTGGCCGAGTTCATCGTCAGGGTGCTGGGCATCACCCGCCTGGGGCAGGGCCTCGCCGGGCAGCGCATCGCCTACCACCACGGCTGTCACGCTTTGCGCGAGCTGGGCATCAAGGACGAACCCATCGCCCTGCTGCGGGGCGCCGGGGCCGAGATCGTCGACTGGCCCGCCGCTACCGAGTGCTGCGGCTTCGGCGGGTTGTTCTCGGTCAAGCTGCCCGAGGTGTCGCTGGGCATGGCCGACCGCAAGCTCTCGACCCTGCCCGAGATCGACGTGCTCACCAGCGCCGATGGCGGCTGCTTGTTGCACCTGTCGGGCCGCATCCAAAAGCGTGGACTGCCCCTCCCCGTCAAACCGCTGGCCGCGGTGCTGTGGGAAGCAACACAAAACCGCAAGGAGGATCCCCATGCGGCTTAG